The genomic stretch GCGTAAGCTTTAATCTAAAACATATACCTAATTTAGCTTTTGTTTGTGGGCTTTAATCTTGTTTTTTTATTTATGTTGAAGCTATCAACGTTAAAAGCTGGCAATTGCAGAATATTTGCGTAATCTATGTTGTAAATTAAATGTTAATTAAATGTACCTCATTAAAGGAGTCAATGATGTTACATTCGCGTGAGAACACTCTACATTTAACTCAGCTCAGCATGGCAGCAATTGAGCAACTTTCGCCTTCATTTGAAGCGTTACCTCATACTGAGCACGCTGATGGGCAATATCGATTACGACGCTACTCAGTCGTGAGTTTTGAAGATGGACAAGTGATAGATTTGAACAAGAACAGCTTTGTACAGTCTTCAGATATCAACCGATTTCAGGGTGATGTCATTCGTCAATTTGAACCTATCGAGAAAGACATTTTAGCAAGTGAAGGCTTTCGCGAAATGTGTGCGCTATTTGTGAGCGCAAACCACCTTCCAAATGGTCAAGAAATCGAAATTCACCAGATTCGAATCACTGCATTAGATAGCGAAACGCAGGTCGCGCCAGAAGGTGTGCACCAAGACGGTTTTGATCATATCGCGATGGTTGGTGTTGGTCGTCAC from Vibrio parahaemolyticus encodes the following:
- a CDS encoding 2OG-Fe dioxygenase family protein yields the protein MLHSRENTLHLTQLSMAAIEQLSPSFEALPHTEHADGQYRLRRYSVVSFEDGQVIDLNKNSFVQSSDINRFQGDVIRQFEPIEKDILASEGFREMCALFVSANHLPNGQEIEIHQIRITALDSETQVAPEGVHQDGFDHIAMVGVGRHNIIGGDIMLYSSHNQAPFFRKVLENGEVAMLADSKLWHNACPIRSVIDDQAGHMDVFVLTATDKRNELQS